In Alteribacter lacisalsi, a genomic segment contains:
- a CDS encoding YugN family protein yields MRFEVEELEGLEVEFELIESVMEDLGFTYQWDYERATFDYKFIDQVKDDVYYFRLQAYAVEGEIPQPHSIVKILKAFLGKHYYPHGVEYDNETFPEHIIRNCEKKMDKVKKQLLEESN; encoded by the coding sequence ATGAGATTTGAAGTAGAAGAACTTGAAGGTCTCGAAGTCGAGTTTGAATTAATTGAAAGCGTCATGGAAGACCTCGGTTTTACATACCAGTGGGATTATGAGCGTGCTACGTTTGACTATAAGTTCATTGATCAGGTAAAGGACGACGTCTATTATTTCCGTTTACAGGCATATGCAGTGGAAGGTGAAATTCCTCAGCCCCACAGCATTGTAAAAATTCTAAAGGCGTTCCTTGGAAAACATTATTACCCGCACGGTGTAGAGTATGATAATGAAACGTTCCCTGAGCACATTATCAGAAACTGTGAAAAGAAAATGGACAAAGTAAAAAAACAGCTGCTTGAAGAGTCGAATTAA
- a CDS encoding CAP domain-containing protein: MRIAFKLLFIAFGLGLIAYMFSLDDQAQEELREELPVLGDGVLPDESDDAEDLGDEGADKDTNEEEDGPVDEGNGMEDTDEPEEQVSSSEEGANEESEAGDTLDLQGGYHTYIGMDADELTEQMGDPDRRDPTQYGYEWYVWNDEEYLQAGVAGGEVVTVYTNAVSGQAEPFTIGESYSTYRDDWSFQQEVSLSGDYSTFQFNLSEADLETRPLVEMDGVYIQLYFDTFEGSLSSIRYSDAETIVLHQPYALTYSRSMPDKPDLTDEEWEQVEEGMARQVFDLTNNFRSRHGLEALDWDEDTARVAFYHSKDMYENEYFSHSSPNHGELSDRLTAEGVQYHMAAENIAARYDDAAAAVEGWLNSEGHRVNLKHEDLTHLGVGVYREFYTQNFITPW, from the coding sequence ATGCGTATTGCGTTCAAACTATTATTTATTGCATTCGGTCTCGGACTGATTGCTTATATGTTCTCTCTGGACGACCAGGCTCAGGAAGAATTGAGAGAAGAGCTTCCTGTTCTTGGAGATGGTGTCCTGCCGGATGAGAGTGATGATGCTGAGGACCTTGGCGACGAAGGTGCAGACAAGGATACAAATGAAGAGGAAGATGGACCTGTCGATGAAGGAAATGGCATGGAGGATACAGACGAACCGGAAGAACAGGTTTCCTCATCTGAAGAAGGAGCGAATGAAGAATCGGAAGCCGGTGACACTTTGGATCTTCAGGGAGGCTATCATACATACATTGGGATGGATGCAGATGAGCTGACAGAACAGATGGGCGATCCTGATCGGAGAGATCCTACACAGTATGGATATGAGTGGTACGTTTGGAACGATGAGGAATATCTTCAGGCAGGAGTTGCCGGCGGCGAAGTGGTGACCGTTTATACGAATGCGGTTTCCGGGCAGGCAGAACCGTTTACGATCGGTGAGAGCTACAGTACTTATCGGGATGACTGGAGTTTTCAGCAGGAAGTTTCACTTTCGGGGGATTACAGTACCTTCCAGTTCAACCTCTCGGAGGCTGACCTTGAGACAAGACCGCTGGTGGAAATGGACGGTGTGTATATCCAGCTTTACTTCGATACGTTTGAGGGGTCCCTTTCCTCAATCCGTTACTCCGATGCTGAAACGATAGTCCTGCATCAGCCTTATGCTCTAACGTACTCCCGTTCAATGCCCGATAAACCGGATTTAACCGATGAAGAGTGGGAGCAGGTAGAAGAGGGGATGGCGCGGCAGGTTTTCGATTTGACAAACAATTTCCGTTCAAGGCATGGTCTTGAAGCCCTCGACTGGGACGAGGATACAGCCCGTGTGGCTTTCTACCACAGTAAGGATATGTATGAGAACGAGTATTTTTCTCATTCATCACCGAATCATGGTGAACTCAGTGATCGTCTGACTGCTGAAGGCGTGCAGTATCACATGGCGGCTGAAAATATTGCTGCAAGATATGATGATGCTGCAGCTGCAGTGGAAGGGTGGCTGAACAGTGAAGGGCACAGAGTGAATCTGAAGCATGAGGATCTTACTCATCTGGGAGTAGGCGTTTACCGTGAATTTTACACCCAGAATTTTATAACACCTTGGTAA
- a CDS encoding CBS domain-containing protein, giving the protein MKSLKDVMTTNVECCAPDDNLYEAAVKMKKYDVGAIPVCEGDHLLGMVTDRDIVMRGVAEKRPNSCDVKEVMSDRLITADPGMIVDQAAQMMAEKQIRRLPIVDNQKLVGIVSLGDLAIHTSTTDEAIFALSEISERPEVHH; this is encoded by the coding sequence ATGAAAAGTCTTAAAGATGTGATGACGACAAATGTAGAATGCTGTGCACCTGATGATAACCTATATGAAGCAGCGGTTAAAATGAAAAAATACGACGTAGGAGCAATTCCGGTGTGCGAGGGGGACCATCTGCTCGGTATGGTAACCGACAGGGATATTGTTATGAGAGGTGTCGCCGAAAAGCGCCCCAACTCATGCGATGTTAAAGAAGTAATGAGTGACAGGCTCATCACCGCTGATCCCGGGATGATCGTAGATCAGGCTGCCCAGATGATGGCCGAAAAGCAGATTCGCAGACTGCCGATCGTGGATAACCAGAAGCTGGTGGGGATTGTATCCCTTGGGGATCTGGCGATTCACACGTCAACCACCGATGAAGCCATTTTTGCCCTGTCCGAAATATCAGAACGGCCGGAAGTACATCATTAA
- a CDS encoding Asp23/Gls24 family envelope stress response protein, with product MKKAVHVFTHTTLKGSVSVSLKALRQYVCLIFEDWTAGRPFMVLAGDVPRMIESFSPVKINVSEKNKEKLSITLEVIVQNGVPIHSQCRKLQRFMADQLRELTCVSIEEVNIRVVSCKVDMLQPAD from the coding sequence ATGAAAAAAGCCGTGCATGTCTTTACGCACACGACGTTAAAAGGAAGTGTAAGTGTCTCACTTAAGGCGCTGCGTCAGTATGTATGCCTGATCTTTGAAGACTGGACAGCGGGACGCCCCTTTATGGTACTGGCAGGAGATGTGCCCAGAATGATTGAATCATTTTCACCTGTTAAAATCAATGTGTCGGAGAAAAACAAAGAGAAGCTTTCGATCACGCTTGAGGTTATCGTTCAAAACGGCGTCCCCATTCATTCGCAGTGCCGAAAGCTCCAGAGATTTATGGCGGACCAGCTGCGTGAACTCACTTGTGTGTCAATTGAGGAAGTGAACATCCGCGTTGTGTCCTGCAAAGTTGACATGCTGCAGCCTGCCGATTAA
- the ylbD gene encoding spore coat protein YlbD, translated as MSGNLHPDIQKFKSFVKNRPYVLRDVKSKEKTLQDLYEEWALFGDDDPVWETYKEENPDAAAEASVTTEASASGDSSSAGTGSTAASILAMLKSMNMNDLQHQLAQFNGALTSIQELLGTFRQGGNNQGGQSNSSSSPFSFRDD; from the coding sequence GTGAGCGGAAACCTTCATCCGGACATTCAGAAATTCAAATCATTCGTAAAAAATCGTCCCTATGTTCTCCGGGATGTGAAAAGTAAGGAAAAGACACTTCAGGACCTGTATGAAGAATGGGCCCTTTTTGGTGATGATGATCCTGTATGGGAAACGTATAAAGAAGAAAATCCGGACGCGGCAGCAGAGGCCTCGGTCACAACAGAGGCTTCAGCCTCAGGTGATTCATCGTCTGCAGGCACAGGTTCTACAGCAGCCAGTATCCTTGCTATGCTGAAGTCAATGAATATGAATGACCTGCAGCACCAGCTTGCCCAGTTTAACGGTGCTCTTACGTCCATCCAGGAGCTTCTGGGAACGTTTAGACAAGGGGGAAACAATCAGGGAGGACAGTCTAATTCATCCTCCTCGCCATTTTCTTTCAGAGACGACTAA
- a CDS encoding DNA repair helicase XPB: MNGERPLLVREDGSIYLDTRHKACKIVQPIIQDIAGLVQSPSDVHVYKISPHSIWYACERGISFEEIHAFFNEYGKLPPPQSLMNRLKETFGKYGMLVLEKDQDKFVLSADEPGHLDKLFKGTKKIVSRNGGKEQIVIEAEERGELKRRLMDLGYPVIDKGGYTEGTRIPFRLTDGLRLRGYQEEAVQAVLKPASMDEGNGVIVMPCGSGKTMTGIALMAALQQETLILTPNETSVRQWVREMRRWTTLNDGQIGIYSGKEKRLAPVTVTTYQMLTRRNPSDKSFTHLPVFQTRKWGLILYDEVHLLPAPLFRFASDLQSTRRAGLTATCVREDGREKDIFSLVGPKRYELGIRSLEENGWLSKPDCREIKVAFKEVDKARYWTLGKREKYRFASENRMKLDVTASLLNRHRGEKIIIIGHYLDQLKAVSMQFGLPLITGETPVDEREKLFQAFRNSDITCLVLSKVANLALDLPDAQTGIQLSGTYGSRQEEAQRIGRLLRPSAKSRSVTFYSIVTAGTQEEERSGNRQLFMLDQGYTYSSEEWSS, translated from the coding sequence ATGAACGGTGAACGCCCCCTTCTGGTAAGAGAGGACGGTTCCATTTACCTGGATACGCGTCACAAAGCCTGTAAAATTGTCCAGCCGATCATTCAGGACATCGCCGGTCTCGTTCAATCACCTTCGGATGTCCATGTCTATAAAATAAGTCCCCATTCGATTTGGTATGCGTGTGAGCGGGGGATCTCATTTGAGGAAATTCACGCATTTTTTAATGAGTACGGTAAACTGCCCCCGCCTCAGTCACTTATGAACCGTTTAAAAGAGACCTTTGGGAAATACGGTATGCTCGTACTGGAGAAAGATCAGGATAAATTTGTACTTTCAGCCGATGAACCAGGACACCTGGATAAACTGTTTAAAGGTACGAAGAAAATTGTGTCCCGAAATGGTGGAAAAGAACAGATTGTCATAGAAGCTGAAGAACGGGGTGAATTGAAACGAAGGCTGATGGACCTCGGCTACCCGGTTATTGATAAAGGCGGTTACACAGAAGGAACAAGAATTCCATTCCGCCTCACAGACGGACTCAGACTGAGAGGATATCAGGAGGAAGCCGTTCAGGCTGTATTGAAGCCCGCTTCAATGGATGAGGGAAACGGGGTTATTGTTATGCCGTGCGGGTCGGGCAAGACCATGACCGGTATCGCACTCATGGCAGCCCTCCAGCAGGAAACGCTGATCCTCACTCCGAACGAAACGTCTGTCAGGCAGTGGGTGAGGGAAATGCGCCGATGGACAACCCTTAACGACGGACAGATAGGAATTTACTCAGGGAAGGAAAAAAGACTTGCCCCTGTAACCGTTACAACTTATCAAATGCTTACCAGACGAAATCCTTCCGACAAGTCGTTTACCCACCTCCCCGTATTTCAGACAAGGAAGTGGGGTCTGATCCTTTACGATGAGGTTCACCTCCTACCTGCCCCTTTATTCCGTTTTGCCTCTGATTTGCAGAGTACGAGGCGGGCGGGACTGACAGCTACCTGTGTTCGGGAGGATGGAAGGGAAAAAGATATTTTCAGCCTGGTCGGGCCGAAGCGGTACGAACTGGGTATTCGGAGCCTGGAGGAAAACGGCTGGCTGTCAAAGCCGGACTGCCGGGAAATTAAAGTGGCGTTCAAGGAAGTTGACAAGGCCCGTTACTGGACTCTTGGAAAAAGAGAAAAGTACCGGTTTGCAAGCGAAAACAGAATGAAACTGGACGTGACAGCAAGTCTTCTGAATCGTCACAGAGGTGAAAAAATAATCATTATCGGTCATTACCTTGATCAGCTTAAAGCTGTAAGCATGCAGTTCGGACTGCCCCTCATTACGGGGGAAACACCGGTTGACGAGCGCGAGAAGCTGTTTCAGGCGTTCCGTAATTCAGACATTACCTGCCTGGTTCTGAGCAAAGTGGCGAATCTGGCCCTTGACCTTCCGGATGCACAAACAGGTATTCAGCTCTCGGGCACTTATGGATCAAGACAGGAAGAAGCCCAGCGTATCGGCCGTCTCCTCCGTCCCTCTGCCAAAAGCAGGAGTGTCACCTTTTATTCTATAGTGACTGCAGGTACACAGGAAGAGGAGCGGTCGGGCAATCGCCAGCTTTTTATGCTCGATCAGGGCTATACGTATTCATCAGAGGAGTGGAGTTCATGA
- the ytvI gene encoding sporulation integral membrane protein YtvI — protein sequence MPVSVPLILALITALFLAPAVSVLQRRAKLRRSLSVFIVFMLFLCVIGLSSYILTTKAVTQVNQFVETLPSTINEIGLVWIDIEDNLSEQLGEISPELVESLDRQVTYTLNDFRNYFEEINIINHVTNIIIKIPAYLVSLIVYLIALYLFLLELPRLKLKVFSYMTDKTAEKVRFMSSRLSYVIFGFFKAQFLVSIIIFIVTFIGLLFIAPEVAFLMSIIIWIIDFIPIIGSIAVLAPWALYHIIAGETVMAVQLLVLAVILLVIRRTVEPKVMGHHIGLSPLATLISLYLGLQLIGILGFILGPLVVILFASAREAGIIKMNVKI from the coding sequence ATGCCCGTGTCTGTCCCGCTGATTCTCGCCCTTATTACAGCACTCTTTCTGGCACCGGCGGTATCGGTTCTTCAGAGACGCGCCAAGCTTAGACGAAGCCTTTCGGTGTTCATCGTCTTTATGCTATTTTTATGTGTGATCGGATTGTCCTCATACATCCTGACAACCAAAGCTGTCACCCAGGTGAATCAGTTTGTGGAAACCCTCCCGTCCACCATTAATGAAATCGGCCTTGTCTGGATTGACATAGAGGATAATCTGAGTGAACAGCTGGGAGAGATATCTCCCGAACTTGTGGAGTCTCTCGATCGTCAGGTTACTTATACACTAAACGACTTCAGAAATTATTTTGAAGAAATCAATATCATTAATCATGTAACAAACATCATTATAAAAATACCGGCCTACCTCGTTTCTCTGATTGTTTATTTGATTGCCCTTTATCTGTTTCTGCTGGAACTTCCAAGACTGAAATTGAAAGTCTTTTCCTATATGACAGATAAAACAGCCGAAAAAGTCAGATTTATGAGTTCAAGGCTGTCCTACGTGATTTTCGGTTTCTTCAAGGCTCAATTTCTGGTAAGTATTATTATTTTCATTGTGACATTTATCGGACTACTCTTCATTGCTCCTGAAGTTGCGTTTCTGATGTCGATTATTATCTGGATCATTGATTTTATTCCAATCATCGGTTCTATTGCCGTACTTGCACCGTGGGCGCTTTACCACATTATTGCGGGAGAGACGGTCATGGCAGTACAGTTACTGGTTCTTGCCGTTATCCTGCTTGTGATCAGACGTACGGTTGAACCAAAGGTGATGGGCCATCATATCGGTCTATCCCCACTCGCTACACTTATTTCTCTCTATCTCGGTCTTCAGCTGATTGGGATCCTCGGCTTCATACTCGGACCTCTTGTGGTCATCCTGTTTGCGAGTGCCAGAGAAGCGGGAATTATTAAAATGAATGTTAAAATCTAA
- a CDS encoding YlbE-like family protein — protein MRPEVLQQVRAKPELWKYLRLHPGWYRKLARNPASLQEMEKESRVFYGKTFPQRMDKIQNNVNLASMLFEMVRQMGQQS, from the coding sequence ATGAGACCAGAAGTCTTACAGCAGGTGCGAGCCAAGCCTGAATTGTGGAAATATCTCCGTCTTCATCCGGGATGGTACCGGAAGTTGGCAAGAAATCCAGCCTCTCTTCAGGAAATGGAGAAGGAATCCCGTGTTTTCTATGGAAAGACATTTCCTCAGCGCATGGACAAAATTCAGAATAACGTCAATCTTGCCTCCATGCTGTTTGAGATGGTTAGGCAGATGGGACAGCAGTCGTGA